The Dehalococcoidales bacterium genome contains the following window.
CCCATCCTGGTCATTGTCTCCAGCGCCTGGTAGAGGGCAACGTAGGCACCGGTAACAGCGGCTGTCCTGGTACCACCATCGGCCTGAAGGACATCACAGTCCAGGTAGAGGGTCCTCTCACCCAGTTTCGCAAGGTCGACCACCGCCCTCATCGAGCGCCCGATGAAGCGCTGTATTTCCTGGCTCCTGCCGCCGATTCTTCCCCGGGTAGAATCACGCTCAGAGCGGGTGACGGTTGCCCGCGGCAGCATCGAGTACTCCGCTGTGACCCAGCCGGTACCCCCGCCTCTGAGAAAACCGGGAACTCTGTCTTCAACGCTAACCGAACACAGCACCCGGGTCTGTCCCAGCTCCATCAACACCGAGCCTTCGGCAAAGCTCTGGTACCCCGGCGTGATTTGCACCGGTCTCAACTGGTCATAGGTACGCCCGTCAGCTCTTTTCACGTTGAAGTTTCCTTTCCCGGTGATAACTGCCAAAGTATAGCATTGATTCCGGGTGCTGGCAATCTGGTCAACTCGCCCAGCACGTTGGCAGCAGACCTCTTTTACCTGCAAGTCATCATGGACCAAATCCTGGCAGGGTGATGAAAAAGGGGAGTCTGGAGCGAT
Protein-coding sequences here:
- the rph gene encoding ribonuclease PH encodes the protein MKRADGRTYDQLRPVQITPGYQSFAEGSVLMELGQTRVLCSVSVEDRVPGFLRGGGTGWVTAEYSMLPRATVTRSERDSTRGRIGGRSQEIQRFIGRSMRAVVDLAKLGERTLYLDCDVLQADGGTRTAAVTGAYVALYQALETMTRMGLISSLPLLSGVAAISVGVAHGQRLLDLCYDEDFNAEVDFNVVMTSKGEFVEVQGTAEGKPFSKETIDFLLSLAEKGIGELFQAQQAVIETLKQK